In a genomic window of Saccharomyces paradoxus chromosome X, complete sequence:
- the TAX4 gene encoding Tax4p (EH domain-containing protein~similar to YJL083W), whose product MLFPKKKHSGNLAVVELPKEALQDSLTAAQITFKRYTHPNGRAGSTERPGHLKVESAPVLKSEVSSPRMRQPEPRSINHQYSRETLSGHSEAVSVPTTPLGTIHYDTRNRASNSPSSIAAAEAAAYLAHTNSFSNRPSGIGSRDSVMDVETKPPRAPSALKNELQLNRMRLPPPPYDNTVRSRSISPQVSYSTSLSSSCSISSDGEETSYKERSTDEIFPPEPSISSYSLASKASAKASQADASQRQQESDYTAMNKLNGGNIIYKGTLPDLIPRSQRKASKPRFKRKLLRSLDDNGQQQENLSRVYSDQKQNGRAIINTQQNVKLKTTMRRGKYAITENDETFPYDRKSVSSDSDTDEDSNIMEVKDKKKKSRRSKIKKGLKTTAAVVGSSTSVLPFPHHHHHHHQLHNPNSHHLHAHHYTNPHKFNEDKPWKSHRDLGFITEQERKRYESMWVSNRYSYLRLLPWWPSLTNEDDESRPQPLNLPQDGLMLNLVVKDIWYRSNLPTDLLVQIYNMVDTRKDGTLDRKSFIVGMWLVDQCLYGRKLTNELDQRVWNSVDGYVLGTINVKPSIPDPYHNANNPIDKPSKLSVRQELKNIKRDLRNVRI is encoded by the coding sequence ATGCTCTTCCCCAAGAAAAAGCATTCCGGAAACCTTGCCGTGGTGGAATTGCCGAAGGAAGCCCTCCAAGATTCTTTGACTGCTGCTCAGATTACTTTCAAGAGATACACCCACCCCAATGGTAGAGCCGGTAGTACAGAGAGGCCAGGTCACTTAAAGGTTGAATCTGCACCTGTGCTTAAATCCGAGGTTTCCTCACCGAGGATGAGACAACCTGAACCGAGAAGTATAAATCATCAGTACTCTAGGGAAACGCTTTCCGGTCATTCTGAAGCCGTTTCCGTACCGACAACTCCTTTGGGGACGATTCATTATGATACAAGGAATAGAGCGTCAAATTCGCCAAGTAGCATAGCAGCTGCAGAGGCAGCTGCTTACTTGGCCCACACAAATTCATTTAGTAACAGACCATCCGGTATCGGCAGCCGGGATTCGGTTATGGATGTTGAAACAAAACCGCCACGTGCTCCTTCagctttgaaaaatgagcTGCAATTGAACAGAATGAGATTACCTCCCCCACCATATGACAACACTGTTCGTTCACGATCTATTTCTCCACAAGTGTCCTACTCTACCTCACTGTCATCATCGTGTTCCATAAGTTCCGATGGAGAAGAAACTTCTTATAAAGAACGAAGCACTGATGAGATATTCCCTCCAGAACcttccatttcttcttatAGCCTCGCATCCAAAGCCTCTGCTAAGGCCTCTCAGGCAGACGCCTCACAGCGGCAGCAAGAGTCAGACTATACAGCAATGAATAAACTCAATGGCggaaatataatatataagGGTACTCTACCCGATCTGATACCGCGAAGCCAAAGGAAGGCAAGCAAACCAAGGTTCAAGCGCAAACTTCTACGATCGCTTGATGACAATGGCCAgcaacaagaaaatttatcacGTGTATATTCGGACCAGAAGCAAAATGGTAGGGCCATTATAAACACGCAGCAAAATGTAAAGCTAAAGACAACTATGAGGCGTGGCAAGTATGCAATAacagaaaatgatgaaacgTTCCCCTACGACAGAAAGTCAGTATCATCAGATTCAGACACGGACGAAGATTCTAATATAATGGAGGTCAAggacaagaagaagaaaagccGCCGTTCCAAGATAAAAAAGGGTTTGAAAACAACAGCAGCCGTAGTTGGGAGTAGTACCTCTGTACTTCCATTCCcccatcatcatcaccaccATCATCAACTCCATAACCCAAATTCTCATCATTTGCACGCACATCATTATACAAACCCTCAcaaattcaatgaagatAAACCGTGGAAATCTCATAGAGATCTCGGGTTTATTACTGaacaggaaagaaaaagatacgAGTCCATGTGGGTGTCAAACAGGTACTCATATTTGCGCTTGCTGCCGTGGTGGCCCTCTCTCACGAATGAAGACGACGAGTCTCGCCCACAGCCGTTAAATTTACCACAAGACGGCTTGATGCTAAATTTAGTCGTGAAAGATATATGGTATCGATCGAATCTGCCCACGGACCTTCTAGTACAAATATACAATATGGTGGAcacaagaaaagatggtACTTTGGACAGAAAATCATTCATAGTGGGCATGTGGCTAGTCGATCAATGCCTCTATGGCCGAAAGCTGACCAATGAACTGGACCAAAGAGTTTGGAATAGCGTTGACGGCTATGTTCTGGGTACGATTAACGTGAAACCTTCCATCCCTGACCCTTATCACAATGCTAATAACCCGATAGATAAGCCGTCAAAGCTTTCAGTACGGCAGGAACTGAAAAACATCAAACGCGATCTCCGCAATGTCAGAATATGA
- the EXO70 gene encoding GTP-Rho binding exocyst subunit EXO70 (Subunit of the exocyst complex~similar to YJL085W): MPAEIDIDEADVLVLSQELQKTSKLTFEINKSLKKIAATSNQSSQLFTPILARNNVLTTLQRNIESTLNSVASVKDLANEASKYEIILQKGINQVGLKQYTQVVHKLDDMLEDIQSGQANREENSEFHGILTHLEELIKRSEAQLRVYFISILNSIKPFDPQINITKKMPFPYYEDQQLSALSWILDYFHGSSESSTIQDILVGERSKLILKCMAFLEPFAKEITTAKNAPYEKGSSGMNSYTEALLGFIANEKSLVDDLYSQYTENKPQVLSQILSPLVRAYTKLFSSNLKIVRSNLENVGFFSFELVESINDVKKSLRGKELQNYNLLQECTQEVRQVTQSLFRDAIDRIIKKSNSISTIPSNNGVTEATVDTMSRLRKFSEYKNGCLGAMDNITRENWLPSSYKEKEYTLQNEALNWEDHNVLLSCFISDCIDTLAVNLERKAQIALMPNQEPDVANPNSSKNKHKQRIGFFILMNLTLVEQIVEKSELNLMIGGEGHSRLERLKKRYVSYMVSDWRDLTANLMDSVFIDSSGKKSKDKEQIKEKFRKFNEGFEDLVSKTKQYKLSDPSLKVTLKSEIISLVMPMYERFYSRYKDSFKNPRKHIKYTPDELTTVLNQLVR; this comes from the coding sequence ATGCCCGCTgaaattgatattgatgaagctgaCGTATTAGTTTTATCCCAAGAGTTACAAAAGACAAGTAAACTCACTTTCGAAATCAataaatctttgaaaaaaattgcagCCACATCCAATCAATCCAGCCAACTTTTTACTCCTATTCTTGCTAGAAACAATGTCTTGACCACGTTACAAAGGAACATTGAAAGTACTTTGAATTCAGTTGCCTCAGTGAAGGATCTAGCCAATGAAGCTTCTaaatatgaaattattttgcAAAAGGGTATCAATCAAGTCGGGTTAAAGCAATATACCCAGGTGGTACATAAATTGGACGACATGTTAGAAGATATTCAGTCTGGACAAGCTAATCGAGAAGAGAACTCGGAATTCCACGGGATTTTAACGCATTTGGAGGAACTGATCAAACGCAGCGAGGCCCAATTAAGAGTGTATTTTATTTCAATCTTGAACAGTATCAAACCTTTTGACCCCCAGATAAATATCACTAAAAAGATGCCATTCCCATACTACGAAGACCAGCAGTTGAGCGCTCTATCATGGATTTTAGACTATTTCCATGGAAGTTCAGAAAGTTCTACTATACAAGACATACTCGTCGGCGAAAGAAGTAAATTGATTCTTAAGTGCATGGCATTCCTTGAACCTTTTGCTAAAGAAATTACCACTGCAAAAAATGCACCCTATGAAAAGGGTAGTAGCGGAATGAACAGTTACACAGAGGCGTTATTAGGCTTCATCGCTAATGAGAAATCTCTGGTAGATGATTTATACTCTCAATatacagaaaataaaccTCAAGTTTTGTCGCAGATTTTGTCGCCTTTAGTAAGGGCATATACTAAGCTCTTTAgttcaaatttgaagattgTACGAAGTAATCTCGAGAACGTTGGATTCTTTAGCTTTGAGTTAGTCGAAAGCATAAATGATGTGAAAAAATCCCTTCGAGGCAAAGAACTACAAAACTATAATTTATTGCAGGAATGTACCCAAGAAGTGCGTCAAGTAACACAATCATTATTCAGAGACGCCATTGATAGGATTATCAAAAAGTCAAACTCTATTTCTACTATTCCCTCCAATAATGGTGTCACCGAAGCAACAGTAGATACCATGTCAAGACTAAGAAAGTTCAGCGAGTATAAAAACGGATGTCTAGGTGCCATGGACAATATCACACGTGAAAATTGGTTACCGTCCAGCTATAAAGAGAAAGAATACACTTTACAAAATGAGGCATTAAATTGGGAAGATCACAAtgtattattatcgtgTTTTATAAGTGATTGCATAGATACGTTGGCGGTTAATCTTGAGAGAAAGGCGCAAATAGCACTGATGCCTAACCAGGAGCCGGATGTGGCTAATCCTAATAGTTCAAAAAACAAGCACAAGCAGCGTATTGGATTCTTCATTCTAATGAACTTGACACTTGTTGAGCAGATTGTGGAAAAGTCTGAATTAAACTTAATGATAGGTGGGGAAGGTCACTCTAGATTGGAACGGCTGAAAAAACGCTATGTTAGTTATATGGTATCTGATTGGAGGGACTTAACTGCAAATTTGATGGATTCAGTGTTCATTGATAGTAGTGGAAAGAAGTCAAAAGACaaagaacaaatcaaagagaaatttagaaaattcaatgaaggttttgaagatttggtatcaaaaacaaaacagtATAAGCTTTCAGATCCATCATTGAAAGTAACTTTGAAGTCAGAAATAATTTCGTTGGTTATGCCCATGTACGAAAGATTCTACAGCAGATATAAGGACTCTTTCAAGAATCCTAGAAAGCATATCAAATATACCCCTGACGAACTAACTACTGTTTTAAACCAATTGGTTAGATAG
- the ALY2 gene encoding Aly2p (Alpha arrestin~similar to YJL084C) yields MPMDQSISSPLFPMEKDIDVPLDATPLAQSSSLQIFIHLAEPVVFLQGFDPQRTEYPSVVLRGCLVVRVLKPTKLKSINLSFKGYSRTEWPEGIPPKRQEFVEIKDIVDHTWALYPPTEQKSKKKMGASAPNDSNNAANNFLMKESGASLYRTLSDNETLTSRKNSISGLSSLNLSPLGTAGNSSVNVRDRESRQRSRSSSVTSSNGPSRNLSPINLLKRATSPSVSHHNYKPTTTSIFSDLLSNTFTHNDGASHHNHHTPASSSHLAMTSNNFTSGSGGEFFVFQPGDYVYAFEELIPQVFPESIKADFGFVEYFLFASIERPGAFKSNISARQVVNIVRTQAHNSVEESEPIIISRDWENQLYYDIVIASKDIILDAFLPITFKFAPLDKVTLHRIRIYVTETMEYYCRDKKVHRMEPTKKFLLTEQKGPKLPNLPNDANLSKAKNMGNLLQDPKNGDLVNKEYEYQIFIPSRFNNHQQLHPDTSYENIKANHWIKICLRLSRVVDNKRKHYEISIDSPIHVLHRLCSHANTLLPSYDGRTTAPPKEIDSSISSILESSDDNVSLYHNSNIFFPKEVLSSPVLSPNVQPLDILIPHLPSTSLTRNSKQFSRNSKSHPNDSTIFNSAKLKSNIYQPETLQRELASPQAIPLSPITSPMSNMEMPPPDFDFSSDFISDAASGTTTTEVSSSESSILPRDPPSYKDTVLHDNNQKRRPNSKHPTPPILKASYSHKHLDNGTPESMNRKELTSKVEENRHKRESTPKKRECRDVKRLSTPQHEESKDSTSNGNQSKEKVRKRVLSLSSSLHSSPNNNGFAHSTLGNLSNESLRSLNRRESAQDNLPSTVRHDNPFFTDLNQILIDDELKNHDKNELNRNPTNTSSTPASARSSFDYSGVNISKDKLNMEPLLSKTETLTNKINDDSFLKSNDSYVDLLEPSVNNTIDITAPYARNSSAWHPSQNDNDNNQFSPLLGGNENFLNAASAQNSAESDHNNDIFTQGSGLTESSRNSDSEERFISRLSSPEKVLINTLDDESGLQSINESTL; encoded by the coding sequence atgcCCATGGACCAGTCTATCTCATCTCCATTATTTCCCATGGAAAAGGATATTGATGTTCCCCTTGATGCTACACCCCTGGCACAGAGTTCATCGTTGCAAATTTTTATACATTTAGCTGAACCAGTTGTTTTTCTCCAAGGCTTCGATCCTCAGAGAACGGAATATCCCTCGGTTGTTCTTCGAGGTTGTCTAGTGGTTAGAGTACTGAAACCCACAAAGCTCAAAAGCATAAATCTTTCATTCAAAGGGTATTCCAGAACCGAATGGCCTGAAGGTATCCCACCTAAAAGACAAGAGTTCGTTGAAATTAAAGATATTGTAGACCATACATGGGCTTTATATCCGCCAACTGAGCAgaagagcaagaaaaagatgGGGGCTTCCGCACCTAACGATAGCAACAATGCAgctaataattttttgatgaaagaaAGTGGTGCCTCTCTTTATAGAACGTTGTCAGATAATGAGACTTTAACAAGCAGGAAAAATTCCATATCAGGTTTATCCTCATTGAACTTATCGCCTCTAGGTACAGCTGGAAATTCTTCCGTCAACGTGAGAGATAGAGAAAGTAGACAGAGATCTAGATCTTCCTCGGTCACTTCTTCCAATGGACCTTCAAGAAACTTATCTCCGataaatttattgaaaagagcCACTTCTCCTTCCGTGTCTCATCATAACTACAAGCCTACAACTACTTCCATCTTTTCTGACTTGCTAAGCAACACCTTTACCCATAATGACGGAGCATCTCATCATAATCATCATACCCCTGCCAGTAGCAGCCATCTGGCAATGACAAGCAATAACTTCACCAGCGGGTCTGGAGGAgaattttttgtctttcaACCAGGTGACTATGTTTATGCTTTCGAAGAACTAATTCCTCAAGTATTCCCAGAATCCATTAAAGCTGATTTCGGGTTTGTGGAATACTTCTTATTTGCCAGCATAGAGAGACCTGGTGCCTTTAAATCGAACATTAGCGCCCGCCAAGTGGTTAATATTGTACGGACACAGGCTCATAATTCCGTGGAAGAAAGTGAGCCAATCATCATATCTAGAGATTGGGAAAATCAATTATATTATGATATTGTTATAGCGTCCAAAGACATTATTCTAGATGCTTTTCTGCCTATCACATTCAAATTTGCTCCCCTTGATAAAGTCACATTGCATAGAATTAGAATTTATGTGACAGAGACAATGGAATACTATTGTAGGGATAAGAAAGTTCATAGGATGGAGCCCACCAAGAAATTCCTATTAACAGAACAAAAAGGTCCTAAATTACCTAATTTGCCCAATGATGCAAATTTGTCAAAAGCCAAAAATATGGGGAACCTTTTGCAGGATCCGAAGAATGGAGACTTAGTTAACAAAGAGTATGAGtaccaaattttcattCCGAGTCGTTTCAACAACCATCAGCAACTACATCCAGACACTTCatatgaaaatatcaaagcGAACCATTGGATTAAAATATGTCTGAGACTGTCTAGGGTAGTagataataaaagaaagcattACGAAATTAGTATTGACTCGCCAATACATGTTTTGCATAGATTGTGTTCACATGCAAATACTCTTTTACCGAGCTATGATGGACGTACTACTGCCCctccaaaagaaatagattcgtcaatttcttcaatactAGAATCCTCAGATGATAATGTAAGCCTATACCATAACtctaatattttctttcctaaAGAAGTTCTTTCGTCGCCAGTACTTTCGCCCAATGTCCAACCTTTAGACATTTTAATCCCACATTTACCTTCCACTTCATTGACCAGAAACTCGAAGCAATTTAGTAGGAATTCAAAATCTCATCCGAATGATAGTACTATCTTTAATTCTGCGAAATTGAAATCCAATATATATCAACCGGAGACTTTGCAAAGAGAATTAGCATCACCCCAGGCAATCCCACTCTCCCCAATAACATCACCAATGTCAAATATGGAAATGCCTCCACCagattttgatttttcttctgatttTATATCTGATGCTGCGTCTGGAACCACCACAACTGAAGTGTCTTCATCAGAGTCGAGTATCTTACCAAGGGATCCGCCATCTTATAAGGATACTGTGCTGCATGACAACAATCAAAAAAGGAGGCCTAATTCCAAACATCCAACGCCTCCAATTTTAAAAGCTTCCTACTCTCATAAACATTTAGATAACGGTACCCCAGAAAGTATGAATAGAAAGGAACTGACGTCAAAGgtagaagaaaatagacACAAGAGAGAGTCCACTCCAAAGAAGAGAGAATGTAGAGACGTGAAACGTTTATCAACTCCACAACACGAGGAAAGCAAGGACTCCACATCCAATGGGAATCAGAGCAAAGAAAAGGTCAGAAAAAGAGTATTGAGCCTATCATCTTCACTACATAGCTCACCAAATAACAACGGATTTGCACATTCAACTTTGGGCAACCTGAGCAATGAATCATTACGATCATTGAATAGAAGAGAAAGTGCTCAAGACAATTTACCTTCCACAGTAAGACACGACAATCCTTTTTTCACCGATTTAAATCAAATTCTAATAGATGACGAACTCAAAAATCACGATAAAAATGAACTAAATCGAAATCCTACGAATACTTCGAGCACCCCTGCCTCAGCTAGATCATCTTTTGACTACTCAGGAGTAAATATAAGTAAGGACAAGTTGAACATGGAACCATTACTGAGTAAAACGGAAACGTTGACTAATAAAATTAATGACGACTCCTTTTTAAAGTCTAATGATTCCTACGTTGATCTACTTGAACCCTCAGTCAATAACACGATTGATATCACAGCGCCGTACGCTAGAAATTCCTCTGCATGGCATCCTTCGCAGAATGATAACGATAACAATCAGTTTTCTCCACTTTTAGGAGGTAACGagaatttcttgaatgcAGCCAGTGCACAAAACTCGGCTGAATCAGATCATAATAATGACATTTTTACACAGGGTTCAGGATTAACGGAAAGCTCTAGGAATTCCGATTCAGAGGAGAGATTCATTTCAAGACTTTCTTCACCAGAGAAAGTGCTCATCAATACGCTAGATGATGAATCTGGACTACAAAGTATAAATGAGAGTACTCTTTAG
- the IML2 gene encoding Iml2p (similar to YJL082W): MFRVFGSFGSKSTQSSGEEQSTKTKQVLKQANDFEIALKAMDFVLDDRTDEGLNLLKKAEMETGSDQTILTLARGVIEFLQATLSFETEEMKKAAITLGKAEQMSWKSKQNAEKTNFKSSSIYPPGTVYAVTYTESCLLHALLMLFSESMMEAAKALLKLRRAYTMLQDIMVTVKKAERSKNSSSPSPSEKSQESCGSFVSAETTFVSVDIPYKLTSEDKSNPMLLEFAEKIYTMRMGRLSGAHIGNTPSFHRLRDDLGLQTTPSRASDRHSVSDDFDLEQATIDEFIHSGANLCYGILQVVLSLLPPAIGAVLSIVGFKGSREEGLRLVWKATKERNVHGCIGLLGLMFYYDGPFQFTDADFDIPPNDNASRTLNKSRTNDSSLLPGYMDSATLLHPGKILENALLKARALFPNSALWLLNEAKMLAGKGRLRDSLALMDSIDVNSIRMRQVKSLMVFERAILLVNLHEYNRAADDLISLLDISDWSHALYTYFAGCCYLENWRMTQIGLLNDGKEQFYKERARELIFDAPSLLGKKTFKSKNLPLDRFMLRKVQQFNNMQKKLNLQEPLDSIATSPVHELAYFYNGYNRMTEDDLVITKKMLTEYHNPAIDSEDPDQELIRNLLLSLTLRRLGDAETGLALLDDIVLPKIFYIQNGKVKYFKKTEDPWAYPAALYERALFCWKLGGMESLDECREWLLRAQNYAADYELSTRIGMKIKAALDRVENALA, encoded by the coding sequence ATGTTTAGAGTATTTGGTTCATTTGGATCAAAGAGTACTCAGTCTTCCGGTGAAGAGCaatcaacaaaaacaaaacaagtTCTAAAACAGGCCAATGACTTTGAAATTGCCTTAAAAGCAATGGATTTTGTTCTCGATGATAGGACAGATGAAGGGTTGAATTTACTGAAAAAAGCTGAAATGGAAACTGGTTCAGATCAAACTATCTTGACTTTGGCAAGGGGTGTTATCGAATTTCTTCAAGCCACCTTGAGTTTTGAAACCGAAGAGATGAAAAAAGCTGCGATTACTTTAGGTAAAGCTGAGCAAATGTCGTGGAAAAGTAAGCAAAATGCTGAGAAGACTAACTTCAAAAGCAGTTCAATATATCCTCCCGGTACTGTCTATGCAGTGACGTATACAGAGTCATGTCTTTTGCATGCTCTGTTGATGTTATTTAGTGAAAGTATGATGGAAGCAGCCAAGGCCTTGCTGAAATTAAGGAGGGCTTATACAATGTTACAAGATATCATGGTCACTGTCAAGAAAGCGGAACGATCGAAAAACTCGAGCTCCCCTTCCCCAAGCGAAAAGAGCCAAGAATCATGCGGAAGTTTCGTTTCAGCAGAGACAACCTTCGTATCTGTAGATATACCATACAAATTGACCTCTGAGGACAAATCAAACCCTATGCTATTAGAGTttgctgaaaaaatctACACGATGAGAATGGGAAGGTTGTCAGGTGCTCATATTGGTAATACTCCATCCTTTCATAGGTTAAGAGATGATTTAGGATTACAGACGACCCCCTCTCGAGCTTCCGATCGTCATTCTGTCTCAGATGATTTTGATCTAGAACAGGCCACCATTGATGAATTCATCCATTCGGGAGCTAATTTATGCTATGGTATCTTACAAGTCGTGTTATCCTTACTTCCACCTGCAATTGGTGCTGTTCTATCCATCGTTGGGTTCAAGGGCTCTCGTGAAGAAGGGTTGAGGCTAGTTTGGAAGGCCACAAAGGAGAGAAATGTTCATGGGTGTATAGGTTTGTTAGGCCTGATGTTTTATTATGATGGCCCCTTCCAATTCACAGACGCTGACTTTGATATACCACCAAATGATAATGCATCAAGGACTTTAAACAAAAGCAGGACCAATGATAGTAGCCTTTTACCAGGTTATATGGATAGTGCAACTTTATTGCATCCAGGAAAAATTCTAGAGAACGCATTACTAAAAGCGAGAGCACTTTTTCCTAACAGTGCCCTGTGGTTACTAAATGAGGCCAAGATGCTTGCAGGAAAGGGCAGGCTTCGTGATTCTCTTGCCCTAATGGACTCCATTGATGTTAATAGCATCCGTATGAGGCAAGTGAAATCGCTAATGGTGTTTGAACGTGCCATCCTTTTAGTCAATTTACACGAGTACAATAGAGCTGCCGACGATTTGATAAGTTTGCTTGATATCAGTGATTGGTCTCATGCTTTGTATACTTATTTTGCAGGTTGCTGTTATTTAGAAAATTGGAGAATGACACAAATAGGCCTTTTAAATGACGGCAAAGAACAATTCTATAAAGAACGGGCTAGAGAACTCATATTTGACGCCCCATCTTTGttaggaaaaaaaacgtTTAAGTCCAAAAATCTTCCATTGGATAGGTTCATGCTTAGAAAAGTTCAACAATTTAATAACATGCAGAAGAAACTAAATTTACAAGAACCGCTAGATTCAATAGCCACATCTCCTGTCCATGAACTGGCTTATTTCTACAATGGTTATAATAGAATGACTGAAGACGATTTGGTTATAACCAAAAAGATGTTAACAGAATATCACAATCCCGCCATTGACTCAGAAGATCCGGATCAAGAACTGATCAGAAATTTACTACTATCCTTGACTTTAAGAAGATTGGGGGACGCTGAAACAGGTTTGGCCTTATTAGACGATATTGTTCTGCCAAAAATATTCTACATCCAAAATGGTAAAGTGAAATACTTCAAAAAAACCGAAGACCCATGGGCATATCCAGCCGCTCTTTATGAGAGGGCTTTATTCTGCTGGAAATTGGGTGGCATGGAAAGTTTGGATGAATGTAGGGAATGGTTGCTAAGAGCTCAAAACTATGCCGCTGATTATGAATTAAGTACGCGTATCGGTATGAAGATCAAAGCCGCCCTTGATAGAGTTGAAAACGCGCTTGCTTAg
- the ARP4 gene encoding Arp4p (Nuclear actin-related protein involved in chromatin remodeling~similar to YJL081C), which produces MSNAALQVYGGDEISAVVIDPGSYTTNIGYSGSDFPQSILPSVYGKYTADESNKKIFSEQSIGIPRKDYELKPIIENGLVIDWDTAQEQWQWALQNELYLNSNSGIPALLTEPVWNSTENRKKSLEVLLEGMQFEACYLAPTSTCVSFAAGRPNCLVVDIGHDTCSVSPIVDGMTLSKSTRRNFIAGKFINHLIKKALEPKEVIPLFAIKQRKPEFIKKKFDYEVDKSLYDYANNRGFFQECKETLCHICPTKTLEETKTDLSSTTKRSIETPWNEEIVFDNETRYGFAEGLFLPKEDDIPANWPRSNSGVVETWRNDYVPLKRTKPSGVNKADKKVTPADEKEQDIVSKSTSPAAAGADTPNESGKRPLEEEKLTKNNNELIGLADLVYSAIMSSDVDLRATLAHNVVLTGGTSSIPGLSDRLMTELNKILPSLKFRILTTGHTIERQYQSWLGGSILTSLGTFHQLWVGKKEYEEVGVERLLNDRFR; this is translated from the coding sequence ATGTCCAATGCTGCGTTGCAAGTTTATGGCGGCGATGAAATTTCCGCAGTAGTCATTGATCCTGGCTCTTACACAACAAATATTGGCTATTCGGGGTCTGACTTCCCTCAATCAATTCTACCCTCCGTTTACGGCAAATATACAGCAGATGAAagtaataagaaaatattttctgaACAATCCATAGGAattccaagaaaagattatGAACTGAAACCCATTATTGAGAACGGCCTAGTCATAGATTGGGATACCGCACAGGAACAATGGCAATGGGCATTGCAGAATGAGCTCTATTTAAATTCTAACTCTGGTATACCAGCTCTGTTAACTGAGCCTGTTTGGAACAGCACAGAAAAcaggaaaaaatctttaGAAGTGCTCCTAGAAGGCATGCAATTTGAAGCTTGTTATTTAGCACCTACCTCCACATGTGTTTCATTTGCAGCAGGTAGACCCAATTGTTTGGTTGTTGATATTGGTCATGATACTTGCAGTGTTAGTCCAATAGTAGATGGCATGACATTATCAAAAAgcacaagaagaaatttcattgctggaaaattcatcaatcaCTTGATTAAAAAGGCGCTGGAGCCGAAAGAGGTTATACCACTTTTCGCAATCaagcaaagaaaaccagagtttataaaaaaaaagttcgaCTATGAGGTTGATAAATCACTATATGATTACGCCAATAATCGAGGTTTCTTTCAAGAGTGCAAAGAGACACTTTGTCATATATGCCCAACAaaaactttggaagaaacaaaaacagACTTAAGTTCTACCACTAAAAGATCTATTGAAACCCCTTGGAATGAGGAGATTGTTTTTGACAACGAAACACGTTACGGCTTCGCTGAAGGGCTTTTCCTTCCAAAAGAAGACGACATCCCAGCAAATTGGCCTCGTTCTAACTCTGGTGTAGTGGAAACATGGCGGAATGACTATGTACCACTAAAAAGAACCAAGCCAAGCGGGGTCAACAAAGCAGACAAGAAGGTCACACCAGCtgatgaaaaggaacaGGATATTGTAAGTAAATCTACTTCTCCAGCTGCGGCCGGCGCAGATACTCCAAATGAGAGCGGTAAGAGACCgttagaagaagaaaaacttactaaaaataacaatgaaTTAATTGGTCTGGCTGATCTTGTGTATTCGGCTATAATGAGCAGTGATGTGGATCTAAGGGCGACATTAGCTCATAATGTTGTTCTCACAGGTGGTACATCCTCTATTCCTGGTTTAAGTGATAGGTTAATGACCgaattaaataaaatactACCATCTCTTAAATTCAGAATATTAACAACAGGGCACACTATCGAAAGGCAGTACCAGTCATGGCTAGGCGGTAGTATACTCACAAGTCTAGGAACATTCCACCAACTGTGGGTCGGGAAAAAGGAATACGAAGAGGTGGGTGTCGAAAGATTGCTCAATGATAGATTTAGAtaa